A single region of the Bacillus cereus genome encodes:
- a CDS encoding helix-turn-helix transcriptional regulator, with translation MAVSKIKVARVQLDLTQQQLAEKVGVTRQTISLIEKGKYNPSLDLCLKICYAVDKTLNDLFWEEKE, from the coding sequence ATGGCTGTAAGTAAAATAAAAGTCGCGCGTGTTCAGTTAGATTTAACACAGCAACAATTAGCAGAAAAAGTAGGCGTTACAAGGCAAACGATTAGTTTAATTGAGAAGGGGAAATACAATCCGTCTTTAGATTTATGTTTGAAAATTTGTTATGCAGTAGATAAAACATTGAATGATTTGTTTTGGGAGGAAAAGGAGTGA